A region of Tigriopus californicus strain San Diego chromosome 7, Tcal_SD_v2.1, whole genome shotgun sequence DNA encodes the following proteins:
- the LOC131883925 gene encoding galactosylgalactosylxylosylprotein 3-beta-glucuronosyltransferase S-like, which translates to MNQNQPVLYIVTPTFARREQFPELTRLSQTLFHVPHMIWLLIEDTSECSPILSSLLERCQIPYVHMVAPMPAQFLVTAKKPRGVSQRNAALQWILTHPELPEGVLYFADDDNTFDLRLFKDIRKTQKVSMFPIGLMGETGINSPVVRNGQVVGFISDWFGKRKFPVDMGEFAVNIRYLTYNPAKVAMPFMVGYEEDGFLRGIVKKWSDIEPLAEGCTKVWVWHTTAEESLLPVINSRGGDSNLRDLLSELESTGVVGTTVTGPGIPVCPMDSDCI; encoded by the coding sequence ATGAACCAGAACCAACCTGTGCTTTACATTGTCACTCCCACTTTTGCTCGACGTGAGCAATTCCCAGAACTCACCCGATTATCCCAAACATTGTTCCACGTGCCACACATGATTTGGTTGTTGATTGAAGACACTTCCGAATGTTCTCCAATTCTAAGCAGCCTTCTGGAACGATGCCAGATTCCGTATGTGCACATGGTCGCTCCAATGCCCGCACAGTTTTTGGTGACGGCAAAAAAGCCTCGAGGAGTTTCGCAAAGAAATGCGGCTTTACAATGGATCCTAACTCATCCGGAGCTGCCAGAAGGAGTCCTATATTTCGCCGATGATGACAACACATTTGATCTGCGATTATTCAAGGACATTCGCAAAACTCAAAAGGTGTCCATGTTTCCAATAGGGCTCATGGGTGAAACGGGCATTAATAGTCCAGTAGTGCGAAACGGTCAAGTAGTGGGATTCATAAGTGATTGGTTTGGCAAGAGAAAGTTCCCCGTGGACATGGGTGAATTTGCCGTCAACATCCGGTACTTGACCTACAACCCAGCTAAAGTTGCCATGCCGTTTATGGTGGGCTATGAGGAGGATGGGTTCTTGAGAGGAATTGTGAAAAAATGGAGTGACATTGAGCCCTTGGCCGAGGGATGTACGAAGGTTTGGGTGTGGCACACCACTGCAGAGGAATCATTACTGCCAGTGATCAATTCTCGTGGGGGCGACAGCAATCTTCGAGATTTGTTGTCAGAACTCGAGTCAACGGGAGTGGTGGGGACCACTGTGACAGGTCCAGGTATTCCAGTTTGTCCCATGGACTCAGACTGTATTTAA
- the LOC131883388 gene encoding uncharacterized protein LOC131883388: MDPWDLRLFQLSNIIGFTPFRVNKSTRLLQKVRWKSVQGLYFLLVAAISLAFLIYYCGSFYLLMTRKGVAFSMRTSSWIGATAIICAVQWTLIMRHEKIVTHLNEAYLLLGQKSEASLKWQRDKKTYFIFGFLIFGVVPMVSISGHIILAPGDIYMHNLLEAYTQGFDPIWRIVSNVIHCYATVICTFGTFFCDSLLVFFALGYFRHFEEINENLMPVKGATVHTPASRLGGQNIIAVELLTDASEKSPEESELPWTWTYLRTNLRRHLRLQHSLDSMNYKFDVIILAFPLQIFLMVLAIFFSIARDELSDQLEIMIYCSLGVQFLVRSFIGIYNFGKVHDSGSDAKYILIRDLQIQNHHHLLEPGMIFEIESFLATGDDVAFKAGSYLAFKKSSLISYYGALASYMALMVQSF; this comes from the exons ATGGATCCCTGGGACTTGcgtctttttcaattgagtaATATCATAGGGTTTACTCCATTCCgtgtgaacaaaagcacccgACTTCTTCAGAAAGTGAGATGGAAATCTGTTCAAGGCCTGTATTTCCTTCTGGTGGCGGCAATTTCTCTTGCGTTCCTTATTTACTATTGCGGGTCGTTTTATCTCCTTATGACGAG aAAAGGAGTGGCTTTTTCTATGAGGACGTCATCATGGATTGGTGCTACTGCCATCATCTGTGCCGTGCAATGGACCCTCATCATGCGGCATGAAAAGATAGTGACCCATTTGAATGAGGCTTACCTACTTTTAGGACAAAAGAGCGAAGCCAGTTTAAAATGGCAAAGG GacaagaaaacatatttcatcTTCGGGTTTCTTATCTTTGGAGTTGTACCGATGGTGAGCATTTCTGGTCACATTATCCTGGCCCCAGGAGATATCTACATGCACAATCTACTTGAAGCCTACACACAAggttttgatccaatttggaGGATCGTCTCAAATGTGATCCATTGCTATGCGACCGTTATTTGTACCTTCGGAACATTCTTCTGCGACAGCCTGCTCGTATTTTTTGCCCTTGGTTACTTCAGACATTTCGaggaaatcaatgaaaatctaATGCCAGTAAAGGGTGCGACTGTCCATACACCGGCAAGCCGATTGGGAGGTCAAAATATTATTGCTGTTGAGCTTCTTACCGATGCCAG TGAAAAAAGTCCGGAGGAATCAGAACTACCATGGACTTGGACATACCTGAGGACAAATCTGCGACGTCATTTGAGACTGCAACATAGCCTTGATTCAATGAACTACAAATTTGACGTCATCATTCTTGCCTTTCCGCTCCAAATCTTCCTTAtggtcttggccatttttttcagcattgcTCGAGATGAATTGTCCGATCAACTTGAGATTATGATCTATTGTAGCCTGGGAGTCCAATTTCTTGTCCGATCCTTCATTGGAATATACAACTTCGGAAAAGTGCATG ATTCCGGTTCCGAtgccaaatatattttgatccGAGACCTCCAAATTCAGAACCACCACCATCTTTTGGAACCAGGAATGATCTTTGAAATCGAGTCATTCCTTGCCACGGGGGATGATGTAGCCTTCAAAGCGGGATCTTACTTGGCCTTTAAAaaaagctctctcatatcctaCTATGGTGCACTGGCATCTTACATGGCTCTAATGGTCCAATCATTCTGA